The region AGTTGCATGGGTCTGGCTCTGGTGCCTGGCAGACCGTAGTGGTTAGGTGTGCATTCAGCATTCACGTACCCCGCACAACTATTCTGTGCCAGGCTTGGCGCTAGCCACGGGGGACCCTGTAGTGAGCGTGCCAGATGTGGTCCCTGCCCCCACGGAGCTGATGTGCTAGTGGAGAGAGATGATAAGCCCTGAAAACCAACAAGCATGTAACGTCAGTGCTCTAAAGAGAAGTACAGCATGCTTTCCCTTGTGGGATAAGGGAGGCCGGGGAGGGGTGGTTGAttggttgggggagaggggatggggaagggCTGATATTTTGTAGAGTGGTCTGGTAAGGCctttctgaggaggtgacattggaGCAGAGCCCTGAAGGAAGCAGAGGGTGAGCCATGTTAATGtctaggggaagagcattccaggcggtgggaacagcaggtgcaaaggccccaaGGCAGGAGTGTGCCTGGCACAAAGACAGCACAGAAATCTAGTCAGTTGAAGCAGAGGGAGGAAGAACAGAGGACAGAAGGCCTGGGGAGGCAGACAAGTGGTGTAGGACCTCCTAGGCTGTTACGGGGACAATGACGGTGGGAACTGCCCTGGAGGTGGGAGGCCCCTACAGGGTTTTCAGCAGTGACATGAGAATATTGATGTTTACAGGGCCAGGCTGCTGCCAAGCGCAGAAGAGATAGTGGGGCAGGAGTGGTTGGCACTGCCTGCATTGGGCACCCTGGGAGCGCCAGGAAAGTGGCTGGAGCCATGAGCGTGTCCCAGGGTTGCTGAGGGGAACGGGGGGAGGCAGTTTAAGTAGGGATGACCACAGGTGGGCACGGGTTTCAGGAAATCTGACCCTGACCTTTGTCCTCCCCCCTGCAGCTGAAGCAGGAGATGGGCGGCATCGTGACTGAGCTCATTCGAGACTACAACAGCAGTCGCGAGGACAGCCTGCAGGACGCCTGGGACTACGTGCAGGCTCAGGTGAGGTGGGGCGGGGCTGCAGGAGGCTCTCTGGCCTGGGTGTCCCTGCATTTGGGGCGCTGTGCACCCACATGTCTGGGACTGGCATCTGCAGTGCTTGTGTGTGCCTGACAGTTTGTAGGAGAGTGTGCTTCTATGGGGGCAGGGCACCCCAGTTAGCACCACAGCTCCCTGCTCAGGGGGCCCAGAGACTCAGAGGCAGCTTCACAGCTCTGTGCTCCCATTTGTGGCCAGAGAGCATGGGGGCAGTTGTCAGCCCTCTTATCTCAAGCTACACTGGGGAGCGTTGGGAGCTCCACTCTGGGTTTTAGGAAACTGGGTGCCAAGGCTGATATGCTGAGAAGTCCCAGTGAAGGCTGCCTCCGGGGAAGGGCACTAGCTGGGGAGGTGTTGGGGAGCCTTCTAGGACGAAAGGAGTATTTTAGCCAAATCTTGATACTAGTTTCGCCAGTATGTGCACATACGTAAAAATGCACCAAGCTGAATGTGTGCCCATTAGTTCATGTGTATTATACCTCCATGAAAGTgagagagatggatggatggatgggtggacggaTGGACGGATGGACTGACCGACTGACCAACAGATAGACTGACCAGGTTCCCAGCCTGTCTCAATAGTGATCCAATGACCACCTGGCTCTCCTTTCTTGTGGTTCCGGATGCTGTATGTGCCCTTGGCTGGGACCTGACATCTCTGATCTGCAATCCTGTGAGGGCACAGGACACAGTGGTCACTTAGGGCCTGTTGACACCTCAGGGGAGGGATGTGGGGTATAAAGGGCATGGGCAGCAGGAGAAAGCCTGACTCTGGGGCACCAGGAGAGTTTGCAGAGAGGACACTCCATCTAGGTGACATGGACATGGCCATTTTCTGAGTGGAGGAAGGGGAGAGCGATGTTTTCTGGCCCTGACCGAGGAGATCAGGTGTGGGGGTTGTGGCAGCTGGAAGGCTTGGTGCACCCAAGGAAATGTTTTGGTCGCATATGTAGTTTGACCCACAATTGCTGAGACTTTGCTAATTTTAGCAAAGTCTGGATGTCACCAGTGACATAAACCAGTGCCACCTGACAGGGGACCTGGGAGGAGAAGTGGGTCCCTTGGGAGGTGGTGAGCATCCTACCCTGGAAAGTCATTGGCTGGTTCTAGATGATTCTGATGCTGTCAGATGCTGCTTAGGCTGGTGGTAAGTCAGACTCCCAAGGCCTGGAGTGCTAACACTGCCACAGCCGCTAGACCTTTGCTGAGCCTGCCTCCTCATCTATACAATGGGGCTACTGACCCATGCCGTGTGAGATACATTGTTAAAGCCTGAAGCACTTAGGCAGCATTTATTATGTGGTATGTTGGTGGTGATGTTTTAGTCACCATGCACATCCATGGAGACACAGGTGGAGGTGGCGTGTGCTGCTGGGGACCAGGTACAGCCAGAGTCAGGCCAAGGGGATGCTTGGAAGGAGGCTCTGCCATAGACAGGCCAAGGAGACCTGCCTCATTTTGCTCTGGTGCAGGACGGCCTGTGGGTGCCCCCAGCCTTGCAGACCTGTGCACCCCTCAGAGGTGCCAGCCTTTTCTTGGAGAGAGGAGGCAGCTCGGCTGCTGGAACAAGCGCCTGTAAACCTGGATTAGAAACTACCTGGAGCTGAGCATTTCTGAGTGTGCCTGGCACGCCCCCTGCTGGCCACTGGCTACTGGTCGGGTGACACCCCTCGGAGACAGGAAGAGGTCCAGGAACTGACCCCTGCTGTGACCGTGGCTATCCCATTGAATCCTCCCAGGAACCCCCAGCATTGCGGGGATTCACACATGGAGACCTCCTTTAGCACACAGAGCCCGGAAAGGCTTTCTTCTCTCTACAACTAgagcattttcttctttaaaatggcAGAATTGACCAGCTAgccaaggtggctcacacctgtaatcccagcactttgggaggccgaggcaggtggatcacttgaggtcaggagttcaagaccagcctggccaacatggtgaaaccccgtctctactaaaaatacaaacattagccgggcgtgatggcgagtgcctgtaatcccagctactcaggaggctgaagcaggagaatcgtttgaaccccggaggtggaggttgcagtgagccaagatcatgctgctgcactccagcagcctgggtgactgagcaagactctgtctcagaaaaaaaaaaaaaaaaaaaaaaaggcggaaTTGACCCCGTCTCCTTTttcacttttcactttttttccttttcaccaggAAGCTCAGAGGCAAATCTCAACTCCTGCACTAAAGTTGAACGGCCTTTCCTAAGCTTATTGTGCTCCCCACACCTATGCTGGGTACTTTGCCTGCCTCATCCTATTTAGTCCTTGTGATAGCCCTGTGAGTTGGGGATTTTAAttatccccatttacagatgaggaaactgaggctagttCCTTGATGGATGTTGCTCAGCTGGTAGGCGGCAGGGCTGGGATTGTAACCCAGTAGCCTGACTTTAAACCCTGCACTGTGAACTGTCTGCCATCCATTCTTGTGCCCTGCACACCTGCACTCCTTCAACTCGAACTTCCTTCCTACTCTGCTTTGTATTTTGCTGGTCCTGGTTTTGATTTTTCTGCTGTACTTGTAGTTTATGATGGTTCGGCTGGGACCAGGGGCCTGGAAGTGGCATATCTGAGTCTCTGTCCTGGGGAGGTCCTGCCTCTGCCAGGAGGGCAGCCTGCCTGGGGTGAGCCGTGAGCACAAGCAGTCTGTCCCCTGCCTTGCCCAGGTGAAGTGCTGCGGCTGGGTCAGCTTCTACAACTGGACGGACAACGCTGAGCTCATGAATCGCCCTGAGGTCACCTACCCCTGTTCCTGCGACAAGGGGGAAGAGGACAACAGCCTTTCCGTGAGGAAGGGCTTCTGTGAGGCCCCCAGCAACAGGACCCAGAGTGGCAACCACCCTGAGTACTGGCCTGTGTACCAGGAGGTGTGCGGGGGGCTGCGGATCAGGGGTGGGGCTCTGAGGGCGTTGGGGGCTGTCTGGGCTACTGTTCAGCTCTTCCTTCCTCCATTTAGTTCCTTCCCTTGATTCATCTGTCATTTGTACCTTCATCTACTTCTTTGTTAATTCAAGGAACAGGCAGAGCCCTCTGTAGGGGCTTCCAGGCTGGGACTGGGGGGCTCTCGGTGGTTCTGCATGGCGGGGTGGGATGGTGCAGAGCGGGGTGATGTGACCACATTCTCCCCTTGCAGGGCTGCATGGAGAAGGTGCAGGCGTGGCTGCAGGAGAACCTGGGCATCATCCTCGGCGTGGGCGTGGGTGTGGCTGTCATCGAGGTCTGAGCCCCCTCCCCTATCCCTTCTCCATCCCGGGTCCTCCTGGGTTGTCTCTGTTCTGCTGATCTCCTTGGGGAGGTGGTGGCCGAGGGGGCCAGCACCCCATCAGCTTCCAGAGGCCCTCTGGTCTGAGCACtgtctggctgtgtgacctcagacaaggCACTGCCCCGCTCTGGGCCTCCCTCTGCTGCCTGCATCACAGGGTGGTTGTGAGGCTCTAGTTGAGGATCCACTTAATCCCCATGTAAACCTGGATGGCGAGGCTGGGGCGTCTGAGGCCGGGACACCCAGCCTCCCTCTTACTCTCCGCCTCTCCCCACAGCTCCTGGGGATGCTCCTGTCCATTTGCTTGTGCCGGCACGTCCATTCCGAAGACTACAGCAAGGTCCCCAAGTACTGAGGCAACTGCTATCCCCATCTCCCTGCCTGGCCCCCGACCTCAGGGCTCCCAGGGGTCTCCCTGGCTCCCTCCTCCAGGCCTGCCTCCCACTTCACTGTGAAGACCCTCTTGCCCACCCTGACTGAAAGTAGGGGGCTTTCTGGGGCCTAGTGATCTCTCCTGGCCTATCTGCTGCCAGCCTTGAGCCCTGGCTGTTCTGTGGTTCCTCTGCTCACCGCCCATCAGGGTTCTCTTAGCAACTCAGAGAAAAATGCTCCCCGCAGCGTCCCTGGCGCAGGTGGGCTGGACTTCTGCCTGCCCTCAAGGGTGTGTATATTGTATAGGGGCAACTGTATGAAAAATTGGTGAGgagggggccgggtgcggtggctcacgcctgtaatcctagcactttgggaggccgaggcgggtggatcatgaggtcaggagatcgagaccatccttgctaacacagtgaaaccccgtctctactaaaaatacaaaaaaaaatttagccgggcgcggtggcgggcacctgtagtcccagctacttgggaggctgaggcaggagaatggtgtgaacccgggagcggaggttgcagtgagctgagatcgcactactgcactccagcctgggggacagaacgagactccatctcaaaaaaaaaaaaaaaaaaaaaaaaaattggggagtGGAGGGCGTTAGATAAGGCACTCTGGGCTGTCAGGAGACGCCTACTGGGTGGGTCAACTTATTTCCCACTATGacatttatatctctgttttttcaCAATTATATTGAAGGCAGTGGGTGAGGGGAGAGGGTGGGTTTTACCTGATATT is a window of Gorilla gorilla gorilla isolate KB3781 chromosome 9, NHGRI_mGorGor1-v2.1_pri, whole genome shotgun sequence DNA encoding:
- the CD82 gene encoding CD82 antigen, which translates into the protein MGSACIKVTKYFLFLFNLIFFILGAVILGFGVWILADKSSFISVLQTSSSSLRMGAYVFISVGAVTMLMGFLGCIGAVNEVRCLLGLYFAFLLLILIAQVTAGALFYFNVGKLKQEMGGIVTELIRDYNSSREDSLQDAWDYVQAQVKCCGWVSFYNWTDNAELMNRPEVTYPCSCDKGEEDNSLSVRKGFCEAPSNRTQSGNHPEYWPVYQEGCMEKVQAWLQENLGIILGVGVGVAVIELLGMLLSICLCRHVHSEDYSKVPKY